From the Pseudomonas sp. SORT22 genome, one window contains:
- a CDS encoding ChaN family lipoprotein encodes MFKSSFIGAGLALLVGCASVNAPVADSAYTRVESHIPEWGAIIELGSGKQVSPTQLLDELAPAHTVMVGEVHDNFAHHLIEQWLATHLAKRRPQGAVVLEMLDSDQQRPVAEVQAWLGQGNQVRSQRLQQIIHWDPRWSWEQYGTLMVALMPAPAALLAGNLSGAERKRLMATAPANPDGLFPSPAIAARQRQQIKQMHCGQIDAARMNAMLAIQHARDQRMAQVLDNAQAPRLLLAGVLHTLKSLGAPPYLGQGASDPGLKVLVIAEQDHRLSASDADYVWMLPSADAEGAALVTDAGGCDQPAH; translated from the coding sequence ATGTTCAAGTCTTCTTTTATAGGGGCAGGGCTGGCGCTGCTCGTCGGTTGCGCCAGCGTCAATGCGCCGGTGGCCGACAGCGCCTACACCCGGGTCGAAAGCCATATTCCCGAATGGGGCGCGATCATCGAGTTGGGCAGTGGCAAGCAGGTTTCGCCGACGCAACTGCTTGATGAGCTGGCGCCAGCGCACACGGTGATGGTCGGCGAAGTGCACGACAACTTCGCCCATCATCTGATCGAGCAATGGCTGGCGACCCACCTGGCCAAGCGCCGGCCCCAGGGGGCGGTGGTTCTGGAGATGCTCGACAGCGACCAGCAGCGCCCGGTCGCCGAAGTCCAGGCCTGGCTGGGCCAGGGCAATCAGGTGCGTAGCCAGCGCCTGCAACAGATCATCCATTGGGACCCGCGCTGGAGCTGGGAGCAATATGGCACGCTGATGGTAGCGCTGATGCCGGCGCCAGCGGCACTGCTGGCCGGCAACCTGTCGGGCGCCGAGCGCAAGCGTCTGATGGCAACAGCGCCAGCCAACCCCGACGGTCTGTTCCCGTCGCCCGCCATCGCCGCCCGCCAACGCCAGCAGATCAAGCAGATGCACTGCGGGCAGATCGATGCCGCGCGCATGAATGCAATGCTGGCGATCCAGCACGCCCGCGATCAGCGCATGGCGCAGGTGCTCGATAACGCCCAGGCGCCGCGACTGCTATTGGCGGGTGTGCTGCACACGCTCAAAAGCCTGGGCGCCCCGCCATACCTGGGGCAAGGGGCGAGCGACCCGGGGCTGAAAGTACTGGTGATCGCTGAGCAGGATCATCGCCTGAGCGCCAGCGACGCCGACTACGTCTGGATGCTGCCGAGCGCGGATGCCGAGGGCGCCGCCCTGGTTACCGACGCGGGTGGTTGCGACCAGCCCGCCCATTGA
- a CDS encoding TonB-dependent receptor, which produces MKSTQPAAVQRLQPNNKNAARKIACSALTALALAGGSSAWSLANAAEGGATQQAPLRKHYEIAPGQLAPALNQLATATGVILTFDPQLSENRSTQGLSGEYTLKEAFDLLLMGTGLWVERLKDHTYVLRMHERSDSALEVGPTMVGALAERPGAIQSSREVHAERQDLNSVVRSIPGTYTLHSRSQPGVSVNIRGLAGLGRVNTMIDGVTQTFRNNAGHGSGGPMAFVDANLLAGVDVQRGSVDGAEGANTLGGSANFRTFDIDDIVKPDHRVGLRTTYRTGNNGYGNTRMFAAGARTRPEDVEGVYGLVAAVSSTQTGEYKTTNGQSNEYDTTKQNPRSGLLKLRLQPNDMHRLDLSGVKYRNEFYHNYPWQLDNETYRAKYAYTPYSEWVNLTVNAYQNKTELEYPPVEESHYIGRKTRDDAHGFDLTNVSRFNLGPVEASWSNGARYYTDDFVAQTPEKRGANPEGKQATHSLFSTLEFNYDIYALTLAGHYDGYKVSGHVPKCSIIGQCRGIDGGDVDITRREHSFNPRVGFAVKPYDWMQLYSSWSRTSRAPRVQEMFFEKVPLEADASDADGVGANPFLRQERSTNYEFGVNFSRAGLFSNDDYGQLKINRFISKIDGYITPQSFDILDDDGEESAKMNWVNWPEEVRMSGYELEGRYDAGFFYANLSWTKATTKSPTTSGIELEDINSQPDRFWTLDLGTRWFDERLVLGARGEYAGPSETSWDWYETKKSNSTGVIWDLYGSYRVQDNLSLFFNVENVGNKVYNNSASVDYLMSAVMDQGNGRGRTTSFGFTLEY; this is translated from the coding sequence GTGAAGAGCACACAGCCGGCCGCCGTTCAGCGGCTGCAGCCAAACAACAAAAACGCTGCACGCAAGATTGCCTGCAGTGCGCTGACCGCACTGGCTTTGGCGGGCGGCAGCAGCGCCTGGTCGTTGGCCAATGCCGCTGAAGGAGGCGCGACCCAGCAGGCGCCGCTGCGCAAGCATTATGAAATTGCGCCAGGGCAGTTGGCGCCGGCCTTGAACCAGTTGGCCACCGCTACCGGGGTGATCCTCACCTTCGATCCGCAACTCAGCGAGAACCGCAGCACCCAGGGCCTGAGCGGCGAGTACACCCTCAAGGAGGCTTTCGACCTGCTGCTGATGGGCACTGGCCTGTGGGTTGAGCGGCTCAAAGATCATACCTACGTGCTGCGCATGCACGAACGCAGCGACAGCGCGCTTGAAGTCGGGCCGACCATGGTCGGCGCCCTGGCCGAGCGGCCCGGGGCAATCCAGAGCAGCCGGGAAGTGCATGCCGAGCGCCAGGACCTCAACAGTGTGGTGCGCTCGATACCCGGTACTTACACCTTGCACTCGCGCAGCCAGCCGGGGGTGTCGGTAAACATTCGTGGCCTGGCCGGCCTGGGCCGGGTCAACACCATGATCGATGGCGTCACCCAGACCTTTCGCAATAATGCCGGCCACGGCTCGGGTGGGCCGATGGCCTTTGTCGACGCCAACCTGCTGGCCGGGGTCGATGTACAGCGTGGTTCGGTGGACGGCGCCGAAGGTGCCAACACCCTGGGCGGCTCGGCGAACTTTCGTACCTTCGATATCGATGACATCGTCAAACCAGACCACCGTGTAGGCCTGCGCACGACTTATCGCACCGGTAACAACGGCTACGGCAACACCCGCATGTTTGCCGCCGGTGCCCGCACCCGTCCGGAAGATGTCGAGGGTGTCTACGGTCTGGTCGCCGCGGTGAGCAGCACCCAGACCGGCGAGTACAAGACCACCAACGGCCAGTCCAACGAATACGACACCACCAAGCAGAACCCACGCTCCGGCTTGCTCAAGCTGCGCCTGCAGCCCAACGACATGCACCGCCTTGACCTGAGCGGGGTGAAGTACCGCAACGAGTTCTATCACAACTACCCCTGGCAACTGGACAACGAGACCTATCGCGCCAAGTACGCCTACACGCCCTACAGCGAATGGGTGAACCTCACGGTCAATGCCTACCAGAACAAGACTGAGCTTGAGTACCCGCCGGTAGAAGAGTCCCACTACATTGGCCGCAAAACCCGCGACGACGCCCACGGCTTTGACCTGACCAACGTCAGTCGTTTCAACCTCGGGCCGGTGGAGGCGAGCTGGAGCAATGGCGCGCGTTACTACACCGACGACTTCGTTGCCCAGACCCCGGAGAAACGCGGCGCCAACCCCGAAGGCAAGCAGGCTACCCATAGCCTGTTCAGCACCCTGGAATTCAACTACGACATCTATGCCCTGACCCTGGCCGGCCACTATGACGGCTACAAGGTCAGCGGCCATGTGCCCAAGTGCTCGATCATTGGCCAGTGCCGCGGCATCGATGGCGGTGACGTGGATATCACCCGTCGTGAACACAGCTTCAACCCGCGGGTGGGCTTCGCAGTCAAGCCTTATGACTGGATGCAGCTCTACAGCAGCTGGTCGCGCACCTCGCGGGCGCCGCGGGTGCAGGAAATGTTCTTCGAGAAAGTACCGCTCGAGGCCGATGCCAGCGACGCCGATGGTGTCGGCGCCAACCCGTTCCTGCGTCAGGAACGTTCGACCAACTACGAGTTCGGGGTCAATTTCAGCCGCGCCGGGCTGTTCAGCAACGACGACTACGGGCAACTGAAGATCAACCGCTTTATCAGCAAGATCGATGGCTACATCACCCCGCAGTCGTTCGACATCCTTGATGACGACGGCGAAGAGTCGGCGAAGATGAACTGGGTCAACTGGCCGGAAGAAGTGCGCATGAGCGGCTATGAGCTGGAAGGGCGCTACGACGCCGGCTTCTTCTACGCCAATCTGTCGTGGACCAAGGCCACGACCAAGTCGCCGACCACCTCCGGCATCGAGCTGGAAGACATCAACAGTCAGCCGGACCGCTTCTGGACCCTCGACCTTGGCACCCGCTGGTTTGACGAACGCCTGGTGCTGGGCGCCCGTGGCGAGTACGCCGGCCCGTCGGAAACCAGCTGGGACTGGTACGAGACGAAAAAATCCAACTCCACCGGGGTGATCTGGGACCTGTACGGCAGCTACCGGGTGCAGGACAACCTGAGCCTGTTCTTCAACGTCGAGAACGTCGGCAACAAGGTCTACAACAACAGCGCCTCGGTGGACTACCTGATGTCGGCGGTGATGGACCAGGGCAACGGCCGTGGCCGCACCACCTCGTTCGGCTTCACCCTCGAATACTGA
- the folD gene encoding bifunctional methylenetetrahydrofolate dehydrogenase/methenyltetrahydrofolate cyclohydrolase FolD, with amino-acid sequence MTAHLIDGKAIAASLRQQIAQRVVERRQQGLRTPGLAVILVGTDPASQVYVSHKRKDCEEVGFNSQAFDLPSDTTQQALTELIDRLNDDPNIDGILLQLPLPAHLDASLLLERIRPDKDVDGFHPYNVGRLAQRIPLLRPCTPKGIMALLESTGQDLYGMNAVVVGASNIVGRPMAMELLLAGCTVTVTHRFTKDLAGHVGRADLVVVAAGKPGLVKGEWIKEGAIVIDVGINRQEDGKLVGDVVYETALPRAGWITPVPGGVGPMTRACLLENTLYAAEELHK; translated from the coding sequence ATGACTGCACACCTTATCGACGGCAAGGCGATCGCCGCCAGCCTGCGCCAGCAGATCGCCCAACGTGTCGTGGAGCGTCGCCAGCAAGGCCTGCGTACGCCTGGCCTGGCGGTGATCCTGGTCGGCACCGACCCCGCTTCTCAAGTCTATGTCTCGCACAAGCGCAAGGATTGCGAAGAGGTCGGCTTCAACTCCCAGGCCTTCGACCTGCCCAGCGATACCACGCAGCAAGCCCTGACCGAGCTGATCGATCGCCTCAATGACGACCCGAACATCGACGGCATCCTCCTGCAGCTGCCATTGCCGGCGCACCTGGATGCCTCGCTGCTGCTCGAGCGCATTCGCCCCGACAAGGACGTCGATGGTTTCCATCCGTATAACGTCGGCCGCCTGGCCCAGCGTATCCCGCTGCTGCGCCCGTGCACGCCAAAAGGCATCATGGCCCTGCTCGAAAGCACCGGCCAGGACCTGTACGGCATGAACGCGGTGGTCGTTGGCGCCTCCAACATCGTTGGCCGGCCGATGGCCATGGAACTGCTGCTGGCCGGTTGCACCGTGACCGTCACCCACCGCTTCACCAAGGATCTGGCCGGTCACGTCGGCCGCGCCGACCTGGTGGTAGTGGCTGCCGGCAAGCCGGGCCTGGTCAAGGGTGAGTGGATCAAGGAAGGCGCGATCGTCATCGACGTCGGCATCAACCGCCAGGAAGATGGCAAGCTGGTGGGCGATGTGGTCTACGAGACCGCCCTGCCCCGCGCCGGCTGGATCACCCCGGTACCGGGTGGCGTCGGGCCGATGACCCGCGCCTGCCTGCTGGAAAACACCCTGTATGCGGCCGAAGAGCTGCATAAGTAA
- a CDS encoding ABC transporter substrate-binding protein: MFDNNKNRRHLTLAALLVLGSFHASAWADAYEDAAKKWIGSEFKPSTLTPEQQLEELKWFIKASEPFRGMKINVVSETIATHEYESKVLAKAFSEITGIKLTHDLLQEGDVVEKLQTQMQSDKNIYDGWVNDSDLIGTHFRYGKTESITDLMANEGKDYTSPTLDLKDFIGISFTTAPDGKVYQLPDQQFANLYWFRADWFDRPDLKAKFKEKYGYELGVPVNWSAYEDIAKFFSEDVKEIDGKRVYGHMDYGKKDPSLGWRFTDAWFSMAGGGDKGLPNGLPVDEWGIRVEDCHPVGSSVTRGGDTNGPAAVYATQKYVDWMRAYAPPEAQGMTFSESGPVPSQGNIAQQIFWYTAFTADMTKPGLPVMNADGTPKWRMAPSPKGPYWEEGMKLGYQDAGSWTFLKSTPEKQRLAAWLYAQFVTSKTVSLKKTIVGLTPIRESDINSQAMTDLAPKLGGLVEFYRSPARVQWTPTGTNVPDYPRLAQLWWSHIAEAASGEKTPQQALDGLAKDQDAILARLERSKAQATCAPKLNPEKDAQYWFDQPGAPKPKLANEKPQGETVSYSELLKSWEAARK; encoded by the coding sequence ATGTTCGACAACAACAAGAACCGGCGACATTTGACCCTGGCAGCCCTGCTGGTGCTGGGCAGCTTTCACGCCAGCGCCTGGGCCGATGCCTACGAAGATGCCGCGAAAAAATGGATCGGCAGCGAGTTCAAGCCTTCGACCCTGACTCCCGAGCAGCAGCTCGAAGAGTTGAAGTGGTTCATCAAGGCTTCCGAGCCGTTTCGCGGGATGAAGATCAACGTGGTGTCGGAAACCATCGCCACCCATGAATACGAGTCCAAGGTGCTGGCCAAGGCCTTCAGCGAGATCACCGGGATCAAGCTGACCCACGACCTGCTGCAAGAAGGTGACGTGGTAGAAAAACTGCAGACGCAGATGCAGTCGGACAAGAACATCTACGACGGCTGGGTCAATGATTCCGACTTGATCGGTACGCACTTTCGCTACGGCAAGACTGAGTCGATCACCGACCTGATGGCCAATGAAGGCAAGGACTACACCTCGCCAACCCTGGACCTCAAGGACTTTATCGGCATCTCCTTCACCACCGCGCCGGACGGCAAGGTCTACCAACTGCCCGATCAGCAGTTCGCCAACCTCTACTGGTTCCGCGCCGACTGGTTCGACCGCCCCGACCTCAAGGCCAAGTTCAAGGAAAAGTACGGCTACGAACTGGGCGTGCCGGTGAACTGGTCGGCCTATGAAGACATCGCCAAGTTTTTCAGCGAGGACGTCAAGGAAATCGACGGCAAGCGTGTCTACGGGCACATGGACTACGGCAAGAAAGACCCGTCACTGGGCTGGCGCTTCACCGACGCCTGGTTCTCCATGGCCGGCGGCGGCGACAAGGGCTTGCCCAATGGCCTGCCGGTGGACGAATGGGGGATTCGCGTCGAGGACTGCCACCCGGTCGGCTCCAGTGTCACCCGTGGCGGCGATACCAACGGCCCGGCGGCGGTGTATGCCACGCAAAAATATGTCGACTGGATGCGCGCCTACGCGCCGCCCGAGGCCCAGGGCATGACCTTCTCCGAGTCCGGGCCGGTACCGTCCCAGGGCAATATCGCCCAGCAGATCTTCTGGTACACCGCCTTTACCGCCGACATGACCAAGCCGGGCCTGCCGGTGATGAACGCCGACGGCACGCCGAAGTGGCGCATGGCGCCGTCGCCCAAGGGGCCGTACTGGGAGGAGGGCATGAAGCTGGGTTATCAGGACGCCGGCTCCTGGACCTTCCTCAAGTCGACCCCGGAGAAGCAACGCCTGGCGGCCTGGCTGTACGCCCAGTTCGTCACCTCCAAGACCGTCTCGCTGAAAAAGACCATCGTCGGCCTGACGCCGATCCGCGAGTCTGATATCAACTCCCAGGCCATGACTGACCTTGCGCCCAAGCTCGGCGGCCTGGTGGAGTTCTACCGCAGCCCGGCGCGGGTGCAATGGACCCCGACCGGCACCAACGTGCCGGATTACCCGCGCCTGGCTCAGCTGTGGTGGAGCCATATTGCCGAGGCGGCCAGTGGCGAGAAAACCCCGCAACAGGCGCTCGACGGCCTGGCCAAGGATCAGGACGCGATCCTTGCTCGTCTGGAGCGTTCCAAGGCCCAGGCCACCTGTGCGCCGAAGCTCAATCCCGAGAAAGATGCCCAGTACTGGTTTGATCAGCCCGGTGCGCCGAAGCCGAAACTGGCCAACGAGAAGCCCCAGGGCGAGACCGTGAGCTACAGCGAGCTGCTCAAATCCTGGGAGGCTGCGCGCAAGTAA
- a CDS encoding DUF2160 domain-containing protein: MDWMAWTLPTAIFFAAIGLLLLGMTVYELRRPCVERRGFLPIATTRGDRLFIALLGSAYLHLLVIGLSDWNLWVASLLSLAWLLVVMRWG; this comes from the coding sequence ATGGACTGGATGGCCTGGACCCTGCCGACGGCGATCTTCTTCGCCGCGATCGGCCTGTTGCTGCTGGGCATGACGGTGTACGAGCTGCGCCGGCCATGCGTCGAGCGTCGCGGCTTTCTGCCGATTGCCACCACCCGTGGCGACCGGCTGTTCATTGCTTTGCTGGGCAGCGCTTACCTGCATTTGCTGGTAATCGGGCTCAGCGACTGGAACCTGTGGGTGGCCTCGCTGCTGTCCCTGGCCTGGCTGTTGGTGGTGATGCGCTGGGGGTAG
- a CDS encoding carbohydrate ABC transporter permease, which produces MNLRKTLALLLYILFLLVPIYWLLNMSFKSNTEILGGLTLWPQNFTFDNYRVIFTDPSWYSGYINSLYYVCLNTVISLSVALPAAYAFSRYRFLGDKHLFFWLLTNRMAPPAVFLLPFFQLYSSIGLFDTHIAVALAHCLFNVPLAVWILEGFMSGVPKEIDETAYIDGYSFPRFFVKIFVPLIGSGIGVTAFFCFMFSWVELLLARTLTSVNAKPIAAVMTRTVSASGIDWGVLAAAGVLTILPGMLVIWFVRNHVAKGFALGRV; this is translated from the coding sequence ATGAACCTGCGCAAGACGCTGGCGCTGCTGCTGTACATTCTGTTCCTGCTGGTGCCGATCTACTGGCTGCTGAACATGTCGTTCAAGAGCAACACCGAGATCCTCGGCGGCCTGACCCTGTGGCCGCAGAACTTCACCTTCGACAACTACCGGGTGATCTTCACCGACCCCAGTTGGTACAGCGGCTACATCAACTCGCTGTACTACGTGTGCCTGAACACAGTGATCTCGCTGAGCGTGGCCTTGCCGGCCGCCTATGCCTTTTCGCGCTACCGGTTTCTGGGCGACAAGCACCTGTTCTTCTGGCTGCTGACCAACCGCATGGCACCGCCGGCGGTGTTCCTGCTGCCATTCTTCCAGTTGTATTCCTCCATTGGCCTGTTCGATACGCACATTGCCGTGGCCCTGGCCCACTGTCTGTTCAACGTGCCGTTGGCGGTGTGGATCCTTGAGGGCTTCATGTCCGGGGTGCCCAAGGAGATTGACGAAACCGCCTACATCGATGGCTATAGCTTCCCGCGGTTCTTCGTGAAGATCTTCGTCCCGCTGATTGGCTCCGGCATCGGCGTCACGGCGTTTTTCTGCTTCATGTTTTCCTGGGTCGAATTGCTGCTGGCGCGCACCCTGACCTCGGTGAACGCCAAGCCGATTGCCGCGGTAATGACCCGCACGGTGTCGGCCTCGGGGATCGACTGGGGCGTGCTGGCCGCCGCCGGGGTATTGACCATTCTGCCGGGCATGCTGGTGATCTGGTTTGTCCGCAACCATGTGGCCAAGGGCTTTGCCCTGGGCCGGGTCTGA
- a CDS encoding sugar ABC transporter permease has product MNKVPNNKAWWLVLPVFLLVAFSAVVPMMTVVNYSVQDIFDQSSRYFVGADWYRQVLQDPRLHDSLLRQFIYSACVLLIEIPLGIAIALTMPTKGRWSSLCLIVMAIPLLIPWNVVGTIWQIFGRADIGLLGASLNQLGISYNYAANTMDAWVTVLVMDVWHWTSLVALLCYSGLRAIPDVYYQAARIDRASAWAVFRHIQLPKMKNVLLIAVMLRFMDSFMIYTEPFVLTGGGPGNATTFLSQTLTQMAVGQFDLGPAAAFSLVYFLIILLVSWLFYTAMTHADKQ; this is encoded by the coding sequence ATGAACAAAGTGCCCAACAACAAGGCCTGGTGGCTGGTGCTGCCGGTGTTCCTGCTGGTGGCGTTCAGCGCTGTGGTGCCGATGATGACCGTGGTCAACTACTCGGTGCAGGACATTTTCGACCAGTCCAGTCGCTACTTCGTCGGCGCCGACTGGTACCGCCAGGTGCTGCAGGATCCGCGCCTGCACGACTCGCTGTTGCGCCAGTTCATCTATTCGGCCTGCGTGCTGCTGATCGAAATCCCCCTGGGCATCGCCATCGCCCTGACCATGCCGACCAAGGGCCGCTGGTCGTCGCTGTGCCTGATCGTCATGGCCATTCCGCTGCTGATCCCGTGGAACGTGGTCGGCACCATCTGGCAGATTTTCGGCCGCGCCGACATCGGCCTGCTGGGCGCTTCGCTCAACCAGCTGGGCATCAGCTACAACTACGCCGCCAACACCATGGACGCCTGGGTCACGGTGCTGGTGATGGACGTCTGGCACTGGACCTCGCTGGTGGCGCTGCTGTGTTACTCCGGCTTGCGCGCAATCCCCGATGTCTATTACCAGGCGGCGCGCATCGACCGCGCTTCGGCCTGGGCAGTGTTCCGGCATATCCAGTTGCCGAAGATGAAGAACGTGCTGTTGATCGCGGTGATGCTGCGCTTCATGGACAGCTTCATGATCTACACCGAGCCGTTCGTGCTCACCGGTGGCGGGCCTGGCAATGCCACCACTTTCCTCAGCCAGACCCTGACGCAGATGGCCGTGGGGCAGTTCGACCTGGGTCCGGCGGCGGCGTTCTCGCTGGTGTACTTCCTGATCATCCTGCTGGTGTCGTGGCTGTTCTATACCGCCATGACCCACGCCGACAAACAGTAG
- a CDS encoding ABC transporter ATP-binding protein, with the protein MAEIRLQQLAHSYSRAPQGADDYALRELEHVWEQGGAYALLGPSGCGKSTLLNIISGLLSPSHGQVLFDGKVVNELSPQARNIAQVFQFPVVYDTMTVFDNLAFPLRNQGLDEARIASKVAEIAEVLDLGNLLKKKARNLSADEKQKVSMGRGLVRDDVSAILFDEPLTVIDPHLKWKLRRKLKQIHEQFNITMIYVTHDQLEASTFADKIAVMYGGQIVQFGTPRELFERPRHTFVGYFIGSPGMNLIPVQVQPGGVGFAGIHLALPLELQARLAATSAVRLQVGIRPEFVQVWDTPFDEGFSARVVDVEDLGTYKILSLDLQGVPLKVRLGEDRTLPEGQAWISFPAQWLMLYADDVLLEARP; encoded by the coding sequence ATGGCCGAGATTCGTCTGCAGCAGCTGGCCCATAGCTACAGCCGTGCCCCCCAGGGTGCGGACGACTATGCCTTGCGTGAGCTTGAACATGTCTGGGAGCAAGGCGGCGCCTACGCCTTGCTCGGCCCGTCTGGGTGCGGCAAGTCGACCTTGCTCAATATCATTTCCGGGTTGCTCAGCCCGTCCCACGGCCAGGTACTGTTCGATGGCAAGGTGGTCAACGAACTGTCGCCACAGGCGCGCAACATCGCCCAGGTGTTTCAGTTTCCGGTGGTCTACGACACCATGACGGTGTTCGACAATCTGGCCTTCCCGCTGCGCAACCAGGGCCTGGATGAAGCGCGCATTGCCAGCAAGGTGGCCGAGATCGCCGAGGTGCTCGACCTCGGCAACCTGCTGAAGAAAAAAGCCCGCAACCTTAGCGCCGATGAAAAGCAGAAGGTCTCCATGGGCCGTGGGCTGGTGCGCGACGACGTCTCGGCGATCCTCTTTGACGAGCCGCTGACGGTGATCGACCCGCACCTTAAGTGGAAGCTGCGGCGCAAGCTCAAGCAGATCCACGAGCAGTTCAATATCACCATGATCTACGTCACCCACGATCAGCTCGAAGCCTCGACCTTCGCCGACAAGATCGCGGTGATGTATGGCGGCCAGATCGTCCAGTTCGGCACCCCGCGCGAGTTGTTCGAGCGTCCGCGCCATACCTTCGTCGGCTATTTCATCGGCAGCCCGGGGATGAACCTGATCCCGGTGCAGGTGCAGCCTGGTGGCGTCGGCTTCGCCGGCATTCACCTGGCGTTGCCGCTGGAGTTGCAGGCGCGCCTGGCTGCGACCAGTGCCGTGCGCCTGCAAGTGGGCATCCGCCCGGAATTCGTCCAGGTCTGGGACACCCCGTTCGACGAAGGCTTCAGCGCCCGGGTGGTGGATGTCGAAGACCTGGGTACCTACAAGATTCTCAGCCTCGACCTGCAAGGCGTGCCGCTCAAAGTGCGCCTGGGCGAGGACCGCACGCTGCCCGAGGGCCAGGCCTGGATCAGTTTTCCGGCGCAGTGGCTGATGCTCTATGCCGATGACGTACTGCTGGAGGCCCGGCCATGA
- a CDS encoding ABC transporter ATP-binding protein has translation MSLTLEHVSRTVDNQLCIDDACLRFEPGSFNVLLGRTLAGKTSLMRLMAGLDRPDRGRVLMNGEDVTGRPVRQRNVSMVYQQFINYPTLSVFENIASPLRQARMGEALIREKVQQTAQMLRIEPYLQRLPLELSGGQQQRTAMARALVKDAELILFDEPLVNLDYKLREELRQEMRELFAARHCIAVYATTEPNEALALGGTTTILHEGRIVQSGPTAQVYHQPRTVLAAELFSEPPINLMPGRINGNEVSFAGAVHFAMNADLRRIGDGDYRFGVRPSHISLVPSNDDDLELAVLVELAEISGSETFLHVRNEHFRLVLHLPGVHEYHVDAPIRVFIPTHKLFVFDPAGQLVQAPGLRETRVA, from the coding sequence ATGTCGCTCACCCTTGAGCATGTCAGCCGTACCGTGGATAACCAGCTGTGCATCGACGATGCCTGCCTGCGCTTCGAACCCGGCTCGTTCAATGTGCTGCTCGGCCGCACCCTGGCCGGCAAGACCAGCCTTATGCGCCTGATGGCCGGGCTTGATCGGCCGGACCGTGGCCGGGTGCTGATGAATGGCGAGGATGTCACCGGCCGGCCGGTGCGCCAGCGCAACGTGTCGATGGTCTATCAGCAGTTCATCAATTATCCGACCTTGAGTGTGTTCGAGAACATCGCCTCGCCCTTGCGCCAGGCGCGCATGGGCGAAGCGCTGATCCGCGAGAAGGTCCAGCAGACCGCGCAGATGCTGCGTATCGAACCGTATCTGCAGCGCTTGCCGCTGGAGCTTTCCGGTGGCCAGCAGCAACGCACGGCCATGGCCCGGGCACTGGTCAAGGATGCCGAGCTGATCCTCTTCGACGAACCGCTGGTGAACCTCGACTACAAGCTGCGCGAAGAGCTGCGCCAGGAGATGCGCGAGCTGTTCGCCGCGCGCCACTGCATTGCCGTGTACGCCACCACCGAACCCAACGAGGCCCTGGCCCTGGGCGGCACCACCACCATCCTCCATGAAGGGCGCATCGTCCAGAGCGGGCCCACTGCTCAGGTTTACCACCAGCCGCGCACGGTGCTGGCCGCCGAGCTGTTTTCCGAACCGCCGATCAACCTGATGCCCGGGCGTATCAACGGCAACGAAGTGAGTTTTGCCGGTGCTGTGCATTTCGCCATGAACGCCGACCTGCGCCGCATCGGCGATGGCGACTACCGCTTCGGCGTGCGTCCGAGCCATATCAGCCTGGTGCCGTCCAACGACGATGACCTGGAGCTGGCGGTGCTGGTGGAGCTGGCGGAAATCAGCGGCTCGGAAACCTTCCTGCATGTGCGCAACGAGCACTTTCGCCTGGTCCTGCACTTGCCAGGGGTGCACGAGTACCACGTCGATGCGCCGATCCGGGTGTTCATCCCCACCCACAAGCTGTTCGTCTTCGACCCCGCCGGGCAACTGGTGCAGGCCCCGGGCTTGCGTGAAACGAGGGTCGCCTGA